The following coding sequences lie in one Rutidosis leptorrhynchoides isolate AG116_Rl617_1_P2 chromosome 4, CSIRO_AGI_Rlap_v1, whole genome shotgun sequence genomic window:
- the LOC139904372 gene encoding phospholipid:diacylglycerol acyltransferase 1-like, translating into MPARKRKGGGDSKKTTTSGQKPASQIPNKSEDKKLLDKEKKTNDLNLISNSNNNKLKKLNSRRSCIDGCCWMIGFICSTWWFLLFLYNAMPASFPQYVTEAITGPTPDPPGVKLHKEGLKAKHPVVFVPGIVTGGLELWEGHPCMDGLFRKRLWGGTFGEVYKRPLCWIEHMSLDNETGMDPPGVRVRPVSGLVAADYFAAGYFVWAVLIANLARIGYEEKNMYMAAYDWRLSFQNTEVRDQTLSRMKSNIELMVATSGEKVVVIPHSMGVLYFLHFMKWVEAPAPMGGGGGSDWCDKHIKAVMNIGGPFLGLPKIVAGLFSAEAKDIAVARAVAPGVLDLDIFGFQTLQHAMRMTRTWDSTMSLIPKGGDAIWGTLDWAPEADHDCVAKQVKKINDTTQAAVDDDDDDDDDDKSVTLNYGRIISFGKDVAEIHSSKVERVEFKGAVKGNNFANRSCRDVWNEYHEMGIEGIKAVADYKAFTVESVLELLEFVAPRMMKRGSSHYSYGIADNLDDDKYNHYKYWSNPLESRLPNAPEMEIFSMYGVGLATERSYVYKFSPAAECYIPFQIDTTAEGGKDKGCLRAGVYSVDGDETVPVLSAGYMCAKGWRGQTRFNPWGIKTYIREYNHAPPLTLLEGRGTQSGNHVDIMGNFALIEDIIRVAAGATGNSLGGDRVYSDIFKWSERVNLQL; encoded by the exons ATGCCGGCAAGGAAGCGAAAGGGCGGCGGTGATTCCAAGAAGACAACAACTTCCGGCCAGAAGCCCGCGTCTCAAATCCCCAATAAATCCGAAGATAAAAAATTATTAGATAAGGAGAAAAAAACAAACGATTTGAATttgattagtaatagtaataataataaattaaagaaATTGAATAGTAGAAGGTCATGTATAGACGGTTGTTGTTGGATGATCGGATTTATATGTTCAACGTGGTggtttttattatttttgtataaTGCGATGCCGGCATCGTTCCCTCAATACGTGACAGAAGCGATAACGGGTCCAACGCCCGACCCGCCGGGTGTTAAATTACACAAAGAAGGATTGAAAGCGAAGCATCCGGTTGTATTTGTACCCGGGATTGTCACGGGTGGGCTTGAGTTATGGGAAGGACACCCTTGTATGGATGGCTTGTTTAGAAAACGCCTTTGGGGTGGCACTTTTGGTGAAGTTTACAAAAG GCCTTTGTGTTGGATTGAGCATATGTCACTAGATAATGAAACTGGGATGGATCCTCCCGGTGTAAGGGTGAGGCCTGTGTCTGGACTTGTGGCTGCCGATTACTTTGCCGCAGGCTATTTTGTGTGGGCAGTTTTGATTGCCAATTTGGCACGCATTGGATATGAGGAGAAGAACATGTATATGGCTGCTTACGACTGGAGGCTCTCATTTCAAAATACTGAG GTGCGAGATCAAACTTTAAGCAGGATGAAAAGCAATATAGAACTCATGGTGGCTACTAGCGGTGAAAAAGTGGTTGTGATACCACATTCAATGGGTGTTTTGTACTTTTTGCATTTTATGAAATGGGTTGAAGCACCGGCTCCAATGGGTGGTGGGGGTGGATCAGATTGGTGCGATAAGCATATAAAGGCTGTGATGAATATAGGTGGACCCTTTTTGGGGCTTCCAAAAATAGTTGCAGGACTCTTTTCTGCTGAAGCTAAGGATATTGCTGTAGCCAG GGCTGTTGCACCTGGTGTTCTGGATTTAGATATATTTGGTTTTCAAACGTTACAACATGCGATGAGGATGACACGTACGTGGGATTCAACAATGTCATTAATACCAAAAGGTGGGGATGCCATTTGGGGTACACTCGATTGGGCACCTGAAGCAGACCATGATTGTGTTGCTAAGCAAGTTAAGAAGATCAATGATACTACTCAAGCagctgttgatgatgatgatgatgatgatgatgatgataaatctgTAACTCTAAATTATGGGAGAATAATATCTTTTGGGAAGGATGTGGCTGAAATACATTCATCAAAAGTTGAGAGGGTGGAGTTTAAG GGGGCAGTGAAGGGTAATAACTTTGCAAACAGATCATGTCGAGATGTATGGAACGAATACCATGAAATGGGAATTGAGGGGATAAAAGCTGTTGCAGATTACAAGGCATTCACAGTTGAATCTGTTTTGGAACTTTTGGAATTTGTGGCTCCAAGGATGATGAAACGCGGTAGTTCCCATTACTCTTATGGAATAGCTGATAATTTAGATGATGATAAATACAACCACTATAAGTACTGGTCTAATCCATTAGAATCCAG GTTACCAAATGCCCCAGAGATGGAGATATTTTCAATGTATGGAGTTGGTTTAGCAACTGAAAGATCGTATGTTTATAAATTTAGTCCAGCCGCAGAGTGTTATATACCTTTTCAGATCGATACGACAGCTGAGGGTGGAAAGGATAAAGGTTGTTTGAGAGCTGGGGTATATTCTGTTGATGGGGATGAAACGGTTCCTGTTTTAAGTGCAGGGTACATGTGTGCTAAAGGTTGGCGTGGGCAAACGAGATTCAATCCATGGGGGATCAAAACGTATATCAGAGAATACAATCATGCACCTCCATTAACACTATTAGAAGGAAGAGGAACACAAAGTGGAAACCATGTTGATATAATGGGAAATTTTGCATTGATAGAAGATATAATAAGGGTAGCAGCCGGAGCCACGGGTAACAGTTTGGGAGGAGACCGGGTTTATTCTGATATCTTTAAGTGGTCAGAAAGGGTGAACTTACAACTGTAA